The following nucleotide sequence is from Mycobacterium sp. Z3061.
TTGCTCAGCGGCACCGTGAAGTATTCGGCGCCACCATCATTGAGGTCGACCACGAACGCCTCGTCGGGCGCCAGGTCAAACCGGCCCATGACGTAGAACTGGTTGCGCATCGCGCCGTCGCTGTCCGCGGACCAGGCCAGGTCGAACCGGTTGGCCGGCATCTTGTACACGCCGTGGCTGAGCTTGCCGGTGAAGTTCGCGAAGTACGCCATCATCGACGCCGTCGCCTCCGCCTGCTCGTCACGAGTGCGGGCCGGCACCGACGGCGCGCTCCCAAGCCGTTGTATCTCAAAGTGGTTGGGATCGTCGCGAGCCCAGTCGAGCAGCACGTCGCGGATGTAGAACTCGTGCGCTTGCGGGGTGCTCTGTACGTGGTTCGGCCGGCTGCCCGCCGGGTCGGCGTCGACGGTGATGGTGAAGCTGCCGTCGGAGTCGACCTCCATGGTGCGGCCGTTGAGCACGTCGACGGTGCCCATGTGCGCGTCCCACAGGGTGAAGTAGTTCTCGGTCATCCGGTGCTCACCTACCCGCCCGTGGATCTCGTAGCGTTCGTCTCCGGAGATTGGTATCACCCGGTACACGCTGTCGGGATTGTCTATGCCCCAACGGGATCCGGGAATACTTCGACCGTCCACCGGGTGCGCCAGCCGGGTGATGCAGCTGACCTTGGGCCGCAGCTTGTCCTGGTTGGACGACCACACCGCCGCCGAGAACATCACCTCGGCGAACGCGTCGTCGAACCGCTCGCGCATCGCCTCGGACGCCTTCGCGCGGCCGAGCCACGTCTGGGCGACGTCGCGGTAGGCGGCCTTGACGGTGGGGTGCTCGATCAACTCCAGCGCGGCCAGTTCCTGTTCGCGCTGGGACGCCGTGGACACCGGGTGGTCGGTCATGCGTTGCTCCCGTCTCGGAAACGCTTGTTGTACAACGTGAATCGTTCGTCGACCTGCTCGGGCCGCAGGCCGTATTCGGCCAGCCGGTACGGCGGGCGGGACGCTTCGCGCGGGCGCACCCGCAGCCAGTGCCGCATGGCATCCTGGGCCTGATCGGTCAGCGGCTCACCGATGGCCGCGTATACGCGGGCCACCTGTCCGATCGGGTCCGCCACCGCATCGTCGAACTGAATGTCGGTGACGCAGCCGGAGTCCCAACCGTCCCGGACCGTCATCGCCCGGTCGTTGCTCCATCCCATGCGTTGCAACCACTCCGCGCCGACCCGGTACGGGTCGACGGTGTCGGCGTGCATCGCATGCAACGTCGCGTTCAGGCTGGCCCCCGACGCGATCGTGGTCCGCGGGTCGCGGTGCATGTGGACGAGGTGCAGGCCGGGGAACCTGGCGCGCAACAGATCCAGATAACCCAGGTGGGCCGGCGACTTGAGGACCCAGCGCCGCCCCGCCGCACCTCGGCGGCGTTTCTGCCACTGCAGAAACTGCAGCATGCGGTACAGGTAGTCGTAGGCGGGCGTGAAGTCCTGCTCGTCGAGCCAGGACCGGTAGTGCGGCAGATGTGCGCCGGACTCGGGGACGTGTGAGAGGAAAGCGTCGGCCAGGAAGACGATCTCCTCTTCGGCTTCTCGCGCGTACATCGGGTGGATGGTGAACAGGTCCGGCGCGAGTTCGCGCGACTTCGCTTCGCGCGCTTCGCTGATCGCGATGCGGGGGTCGGTACCGGTGAACGCCTCGTCGAGCTTCGGCGCGGCCTCGACCACTTCCCAGCCGTAAGCGCACAGGAACCGCGGGTCGGCCGCCAGCAGTCGTTGCACCAGAGTCGTTCCGCTGCGCATCATTCCGACGACGACGATCGGGGCAGCGACCCACTCGTCGAGGATTTCGGGGTGCCGCCGGATCCACTCCTGCGTGCGAAGCCGCATCCGCAGGCTGTGCACGATGCCGGACCGCAGGATGTGGGTGCCGATCATGTTGAGGTCGGCACGCGCATAGTCGGCCAGCAGCACCCGCAGCGGACCTTCGAAATCGCCCGGGCCCCAATCGGTCAGCGACTCCTTGCGTTGCGCCTCGGCCAGCACCGCCGGGGCGTCGAACGGCGTCACCACTAGAACTTCAGATGCCGGCTGACATCGCCAACCTGATCGACGAACATGGTGCGGCTGTCGAACCACCAGGTGCCGTCGAGTCGGTGGAACGTGTCCTTGTAGTGCCCGGTCACTATCACCTGCAGCGGCAGCTCGGGGGTGGCCTGCGTGACGCAGTAATACGACGTGCTGGTCGCGGTTCCGGCGGCGTCGTCGATGTGCAGCTGCACGTTGGTGGTGTTGTGCTTGGTCTTCGGGGTGCCGTCCTCGTAGATCCGGGTGGCCATTTCATACATCTGGCGCACCCGGGCGGCTCCGGCGAACACCGTCTCCGGCGGACCGTCCTCGACGCCGCAGATGCGGCCATGCTCGAAGAGCCTCGCGACCCCGTCCAGGTCGCCGCCGTCCAGAAGTTGCGCGTAGGTGTAGATCAGGTTGGTGATGGCGATAGCGCTGTCACTCACGTGGAAACCACCTCGGCTGTACTCCGTTGTTTACGCCAGACCCTCTGGTGACGTTACTTGGAGGCCGGGGAGGACCGGCAATCGCACTTCCGCTGCAGATTTACCGGGGGCGAGCCGCCACGAGCGAGGCGTCAGCCGCGGGTGACCTTGCCGGCCTTGATGCACGACGTGCAGACGTTGAGGCGCTGCTTGTTGCCGCCGGGGCGGGTCACGGCGTGCACGGTCTGAACGTTCGGGTTCCACCGGCGGCTGGTGCGGCGGTGGGAGTGCGACACCGACTTACCGAAGCCGGGGCCTTTCCCGCAGATATCGCACACAGCGGCCATGGTTCAAACTCCTCAAGTCTGTTGCTGGGGTCCGGTGACTCCGTGAACGGGTCCGGGAAACTGAGCCGGAATAGCCCAGGATAGCCCAGGGGAGTCCCAGGATACCGACTGTGGTCGGCAACCTCCAAAACGCCTCCCGGCGGCTGTCGCCCCGGCTGACTAGGCTCTTGCACGGCTACTCTGGCGCGCACCGGGGGCCCGGAACATGCAATAAGGAGGTGGGGTCGGGTTGGTCACGTCGGATCGTCCGTTGGACGGCTTGGCCCTGCGCGACTGGGCGCACACCGCGGTCAGCGACCTGATCACCCACATCGACGAGATCAACCAGCTCAACGTGTTCCCGGTCGCCGACTCCGACACCGGCGCAAACATGCTGTTCACGATGCGTTCCGCGCTGGCGCAAGCCGACACGGAAGCCGATCGGGACACCGACGTGGCCCGGGTGGCCGCCGCGCTGTCCGCCGGGGCGGTCACCGGCGCGCGTGGCAATTCCGGGGTGATCCTGTCCCAGATTCTGCTGGGTATCGCCGAGGTGACCGCGGATGCGGCCGGCGACGCCGGCGGCGACCTGCCCGCCATGGACGCGGCGACGCTCGGTGCGGCGCTGTGGCGTGGGGTGGAGCTGGTGGTGGCTTCGATGGGGGGCGACGAGGTTCCGGGGACCATCGTTTCGGTGTTGCGGGCGGCCGCCACTGCCGTCGAGCAGTCCGCGGCGGCCGGCGACACGCTGCCCCGCGCGGTCATCGACGCGGGAGACGCGGCGGTGGTGGCCTTGGAGAAGACCACCGAGCAGCTTGACGTGCTCGCCGACGCCGGCGTGGTCGACGCCGGCGGGCGGGGTCTGCTGGTCATGCTGGACTCACTGCGCTCGACCATCACCGGAAGCGCGCCCGCACGGTCCATCTACGAGCCCTCGCCACACTCGCGGCCCGCCGACACCGCCGCCCGGCGTCCGGCCCCGCAGTTCGAGGTGATGTACCTGCTGGCCGGCTGCGACGCGGCGGCGGCCGACACGCTGCGCGACCGGCTCGGCGAACTCGGCGATTCGGTGGCCCTCGCAGCGACCCCCTCGGACAGCTATTCGGTGCATGTCCACACCGACGACGCCGGCGCCGCCATCGAAGCCGGGGTCGCGGCGGGCCAACTGAGCCGGATCGTGGTCTCGGCGCTCAGTTCCGGCGCCACCGGCCTGCCTCCGGGCAGCTGGACCCGCGAGCGTGCGGTGCTGGCCGTGGTCGACGGCGACGGCGCCGACGAGTTGTTCGCCGGCGAGGGTGCCTGCGTGCTGCGGCCGGATGTGGGCACCGACATCACCGCCCACCAGCTGGTTCGTGCCGTGGTGGACACCGGCGCCGCCCAGGTGATGGTGCTGCCCAACGGTTACGTGGCCGCCGAGGAGCTGGTGGCGGGCTGCACCGCCGCGAACGGCTGGGGCGTGGACGTGGTGCCGGTGCCGACCGGGTCGATGGTGCAGGGGTTGGCCGCACTCGCCGTGCACGACCCCGACCGACAGGCCGTCGACGACGGTTACTCGATGGCGCGAGCCGCCGGGGCGGCCCGGCACGGGTCGGTGCGGATCGCCACCGAGAACGCGTTGACCTGGGCGGGCACCTGCAAGCCGGGTGACGGCCTGGGCATCGCCGGCGACGAGGTGCTGATCGTGGCGGCCGATGTCGCCGCGGCGGCCATCGGCCTGCTGGATCTGCTGTTGGCGTCCGGCGGTGACCTGGTGACGGTGCTGACCGGGTCCGAACTCGCCGACTCCGACATCGCGGCGGTGGGCAGCGTCCTGGAACGGCACGTACATGACCGGCATCCGGGCAGTGAGCTGGTGGTCTACCGCACCGGGCATCGAGGCGACGTGCTGTTGATCGGGGTGGAGTAGTGGGCGTAGGGCTGGGTGATCGCCTCGACCTGGTCATCGGCGCGAAGTCCGCCGGCCCGCTGGACGACGTGTTCGGCATCAAAACCGTCGGCGACCTGCTGCGTCACTATCCGCGAAGCTACGTCGCACGCAACGGCACGCGCGGCATCGAGGACGAGCGGCCCGAAGAAGGCGAGCACATCACCATCGTCGACGTGATCACGACCGCGTCGCCCGGCTGGATGAAGAAGCGGTCGCCGAACCAGAAACAGCGGAAATTCCTTCGGATCACCGTCGGATCCGGCCGCGGCAAGGTGACGGCGACGTTCTTCAACGCGGAATACATCATGAAGGACCTCACGGAAGGCACCAGGGTGATGCTTTCCGGCGAGGTGGGCTACTTCAAGGGAGCCATGCAGTTCACCCACCCGGACTACCTCATCCTCGACTCGCCACATGGAAGGACTCACGGCAGCAAATCCCTGCGCAGCATCGCCGACGCCTCCCGAAATTCCCGCGGCGAAGTGGCGATGGAGGAGTTCGAGCGTCCCTTCTACCCGATCTACCCGTCCAGCGCGAAGTTGCAGACCTGGGACATCTATGCGTGCGTGCTCCAGGTCCTCGCCGTCTTGGATCCGGTGCACGAACCGCTGCCGGCGGACCTGCGGGCACGCTACGACCTGATCGGTGAAGACGAAGCGCTGCGCGCCATCCACCTCTCCGACGTAGAATCGCTGCGCGACAAAGCCCGCCACCGGCTGACCTTCGACGAGGCGGTCGGCCTGCAGTGGGCGCTGGTGGCCCGGCGGCACGGCGAGTTGTCCGAATCGGGACCGGCTGCGCCGCCGCGCTCGGACGGGCTGGCCGCAGAGTTGATGCAGAGGCTGCCTTTCGAGCTGACCGCAGGCCAGCGCGAGGTGCTCGGGGTGTTGTCCGACGACTTGTCCCAGACCCGCCCGATGAACCGGCTGCTGCAGGGTGAGGTCGGTTCCGGCAAGACGATCGTCTCGGTGCTGGCCATGATGCAGATGGTCGACGCGGGTTATCAGTGTGCGTTGCTTGCGCCGACGGAAGTGCTTGCAGCGCAACATCTTCTGTCGATCAACAGCGTGCTGGGCCCGTTGGCGATGGGGGGTCAGCTGGGCGGGGACGACCGGGCAACCCGGGTGGCGCTGCTCACCGGGTCGATGACGGCCGGGCAGAAGAAGAAGGTCCGCGCCGAGATCGCGAGCGGCGAGGCCGGCATCGTGATCGGCACCCACGCGCTGCTGCAGGAGGCGGTGGAGTTTCACAAGCTGGGGCTGGTCGTGGTCGACGAGCAACACCGATTCGGTGTTGAGCAGCGAGATCAGTTGCGTGCCAAGGCTCCCGCCGGAATCACCCCGCATCTGCTGGTGATGACGGCGACGCCGATACCGCGCACGGTCGCCCTCACCGTGTACGGCGACCTGGAGACGTCCACCCTGCGGGAACTACCGCGGGGACGCCAGCCGATCACCAGCAGCGTGATTTTCATGAAGGACAAGCCGGCGTGGCTCGAGCGGGCCTGGCAGCGGATCAGAGAGGAGGTCGCCGCCGGCCGTCAGGCCTACGTGGTGACACCGCGTATCGACGAGACCGAGGCCGATGCAAAGAGTGAAGAGCGGCCCTCGGCGACTGCCGAGGGGACGTTCGCGCGTCTTCGCGCCAGAGAACTGGCGGACCTGCGACTGGGTCTCATGCACGGACGGCTGCCGGCCGATGAGAAGGAAGACGCGATGACGGCGTTCCGCGCCGGCCAGATCGATGTGCTGGTGTGCACCACCGTCATCGAGGTGGGCGTCGACGTCCCCAATGCCACGGTGATGCTGGTGCTGGATGCCGACCGGTTCGGTATCAGCCAGTTGCACCAGCTGCGTGGGCGCATCGGTCGTGGGCAGCATCCCAGCCTGTGCCTGCTGGAGACCTGGAGCTCGGAGGGGTCGCAGGCCGGTAGGCGGTTGAAGGCGGTCGCCGCAACCATGGACGGCTTCGCGCTCGCCGACCTCGACCTCAAGGAGCGCAAAGAAGGAGATGTGCTGGGCCGCAACCAGTCCGGGCGGGCAATCACGCTGCGACTGCTGTCGCTGGCCGACCATCTGGAGTTGATCGAGGCCGCCCGCGAGTACTGTCTGGCCGCCTACGAGGAGAACCCCGCCAACCCCGACCTGGCCTTGGTGGCAGCGCCTTTCACCAACGCAGACCGCATCGAGTATCTGGACAAGTCGTGAGACCCCGGATGTTGTGGTGGCTGGCCGCCGTCGCGGTGCTCGCCCTCGTGGTCGCCTATCAGACGTTGGGATCCTCGGCGGCCCGGCATGCCGACGAATTCGCCGCCCGCGCAGACGTCCCCACGGTGGCGCCCGGCGCCGACGTGCTGGAGGGCATTGCCGTGGTCCCGATGCGACTGCACCGCTATGACTATCTGCGCTCGGCGTTCGGCGATGCCTGGACCGACGACAACGACGCCCCGGGCGGCCACAACGGTTGCGACACCCGCGACGACATCCTCAACCGCGACCTGGTGGACGTCACGCACGTCTACACCAAGCGCTGCCCCGAAGCGGTGGCCACCGGCATCCTGCACGACCCGTACACCAACTCCGTCATCGCATTCCAGCGCGGCGCCAAGGTGGGCGAGGCGGTGCAGATCGACCATCTGGTGCCGCTGTCCTACGCCTGGGACATGGGCGCCAACGGCTGGCCGGCCGCGCAGCGGGTGCGCTTCGCCAACGATCCCGCCAACCTGCTGGCCGTGCAGGGGCAGGCCAACCAGGACAAAGGTGATTCGCCGCCGGCGCTGTGGATGCCGCCCAACGCCGCATTCGCCTGTCAGTACGCGATCCAGTTCATCGCCGTGCTGCGCGGTTATGCGCTGCCGGTGGACCAGGCCTCGGGAGACGTACTGCGCCGGGCCGCGGCCACCTGCCCCGTCGGCTGAGCCGCCGAGCGACTCAGGTGCCGGCGTAGGTCTCCGGGTCCGGGCGAAGCCGGGTGCCGTCGTTCAGTCCGTTCAGCGCATTCATGTGCTCGGAGGCCAGCTCGAACCCGAACACGTCCAGGTTGCCCGCGATGTGTTCGGCATTGGCCGAGCGGAACACGACCGAGTTGCCCAGCTGCAGGTTCCAGCGCAGCAGCACCTGCGACGCCGTCTTGCCGTATTCGCCGGCGATCGAGGTGACGGTCGCGTTGTCCGCCAACCGGCCCAGCGCCAGCGGCGTGTAGGCCTGCGTGACGATCTGGTGCCCCTCGTCCGCCTTGCGCACTTCCTCCTGGTTCAACAGCGGGTGCAGCTCGATCTGGTTGACGGCCGGCGTGACGAACGTCAGGTCGATCACCATCTCCAGGTACTCCGCGGTGAAGTTGGACACGCCGATCGAGCGGGCATGTCCTTCACCGCGGGACTGGATCAGTCCGCCCCAGGAGTCCACGTACTTGCCCTGCGCCGGCGCCGGCCAGTGAATCAGGTAGAGGTCGACGTAGTCGAGACCGAGCCGGTCCAGACTGGCCTTGCAGGCGTCCTGCGAGATATTGAAGCCGTGATTCTCCGTCGCGAGCTTGGTGGTGACGAAAAGCTCAGCTCGCGGGATACCGGAGGCGGCGATCGCGCGACCCACCGCGGCCTCATTGCCGTAGGCAGCGGCGGTGTCGATGAGTCGGCAGCCCATCTCCAGCGCCGCCGACACCGCGCGTTCGGTCTCGTCCTCCGACAGTTCCGCGGTACCGAGGCCAAGCACCGGAATCGTGTTCTCGTCGTTGAGGGTTATTGAGGGAACCGCCGCGGCGCCCGACTCGCCAGTCACGTAATTTCACCTACCTGTCTGAAGTGAATGCTCTCCGATCTCGGGACCACGATATTACTGAGCTATATAAGCCACCTAATCAACCCGCTGTGAGTGTCCGAATTCGCCGGTATGGCCACGACGTACAGTTGGTCGCGGGGTACGCCGGAATCGGTGAGTCGTCTAGTGTCACGAAAGTTCTTGTAGGGAGCGGCCCATGACCAAAAGTCTGCCAGGCACGCAAGACCTCCATCCCGGGGCAACGGATGCGCCGACCGGGTGGTTGACACGCGTGCAGAGCACCATCACCACCACTGGCATGAAAGTCATTCCGTGGATCCCGTCCGCGGCCAAACGGCTGCTGACGCGGGGCCGCTCGGTGATCATCGACGGCAACACCCTCGACCCGACGCTGCAGCTGATGCTGACCGGCATGCGCGCCGCCGGTATCGACGGCCTGGTGGTCGACGACGACCCGGGGCCCTCCCGGACCCTGATGCACGACAGCATGGTGGCGCTCCCCGGACCGCAGATCCACGTCGAGGTCACCGAGATCTCGCTGCCCGGACCTGCCGGCGAGATCCGGGCCAGGCACTACCGTCCGCCCAACGGCGACAACGCGCCCCTGCTGGTCTTCTACCACGGCGGCGGATGGGTCATCGGTGACC
It contains:
- a CDS encoding DUF1214 domain-containing protein, whose product is MTDHPVSTASQREQELAALELIEHPTVKAAYRDVAQTWLGRAKASEAMRERFDDAFAEVMFSAAVWSSNQDKLRPKVSCITRLAHPVDGRSIPGSRWGIDNPDSVYRVIPISGDERYEIHGRVGEHRMTENYFTLWDAHMGTVDVLNGRTMEVDSDGSFTITVDADPAGSRPNHVQSTPQAHEFYIRDVLLDWARDDPNHFEIQRLGSAPSVPARTRDEQAEATASMMAYFANFTGKLSHGVYKMPANRFDLAWSADSDGAMRNQFYVMGRFDLAPDEAFVVDLNDGGAEYFTVPLSNIWGTTLDIVDRTGSLNKAQSVANDDGTYTYVISPDDPGVANWIDTDGLREAILTLRMAEFGATGPRAGLGAHGRVVKLDRLDAEVPDLPRVSSEQRAAELADRRAAYLRRLPEGTA
- a CDS encoding sulfotransferase is translated as MVTPFDAPAVLAEAQRKESLTDWGPGDFEGPLRVLLADYARADLNMIGTHILRSGIVHSLRMRLRTQEWIRRHPEILDEWVAAPIVVVGMMRSGTTLVQRLLAADPRFLCAYGWEVVEAAPKLDEAFTGTDPRIAISEAREAKSRELAPDLFTIHPMYAREAEEEIVFLADAFLSHVPESGAHLPHYRSWLDEQDFTPAYDYLYRMLQFLQWQKRRRGAAGRRWVLKSPAHLGYLDLLRARFPGLHLVHMHRDPRTTIASGASLNATLHAMHADTVDPYRVGAEWLQRMGWSNDRAMTVRDGWDSGCVTDIQFDDAVADPIGQVARVYAAIGEPLTDQAQDAMRHWLRVRPREASRPPYRLAEYGLRPEQVDERFTLYNKRFRDGSNA
- a CDS encoding nuclear transport factor 2 family protein; the protein is MSDSAIAITNLIYTYAQLLDGGDLDGVARLFEHGRICGVEDGPPETVFAGAARVRQMYEMATRIYEDGTPKTKHNTTNVQLHIDDAAGTATSTSYYCVTQATPELPLQVIVTGHYKDTFHRLDGTWWFDSRTMFVDQVGDVSRHLKF
- the rpmB gene encoding 50S ribosomal protein L28 produces the protein MAAVCDICGKGPGFGKSVSHSHRRTSRRWNPNVQTVHAVTRPGGNKQRLNVCTSCIKAGKVTRG
- a CDS encoding DAK2 domain-containing protein; the encoded protein is MVTSDRPLDGLALRDWAHTAVSDLITHIDEINQLNVFPVADSDTGANMLFTMRSALAQADTEADRDTDVARVAAALSAGAVTGARGNSGVILSQILLGIAEVTADAAGDAGGDLPAMDAATLGAALWRGVELVVASMGGDEVPGTIVSVLRAAATAVEQSAAAGDTLPRAVIDAGDAAVVALEKTTEQLDVLADAGVVDAGGRGLLVMLDSLRSTITGSAPARSIYEPSPHSRPADTAARRPAPQFEVMYLLAGCDAAAADTLRDRLGELGDSVALAATPSDSYSVHVHTDDAGAAIEAGVAAGQLSRIVVSALSSGATGLPPGSWTRERAVLAVVDGDGADELFAGEGACVLRPDVGTDITAHQLVRAVVDTGAAQVMVLPNGYVAAEELVAGCTAANGWGVDVVPVPTGSMVQGLAALAVHDPDRQAVDDGYSMARAAGAARHGSVRIATENALTWAGTCKPGDGLGIAGDEVLIVAADVAAAAIGLLDLLLASGGDLVTVLTGSELADSDIAAVGSVLERHVHDRHPGSELVVYRTGHRGDVLLIGVE
- the recG gene encoding ATP-dependent DNA helicase RecG, whose protein sequence is MGVGLGDRLDLVIGAKSAGPLDDVFGIKTVGDLLRHYPRSYVARNGTRGIEDERPEEGEHITIVDVITTASPGWMKKRSPNQKQRKFLRITVGSGRGKVTATFFNAEYIMKDLTEGTRVMLSGEVGYFKGAMQFTHPDYLILDSPHGRTHGSKSLRSIADASRNSRGEVAMEEFERPFYPIYPSSAKLQTWDIYACVLQVLAVLDPVHEPLPADLRARYDLIGEDEALRAIHLSDVESLRDKARHRLTFDEAVGLQWALVARRHGELSESGPAAPPRSDGLAAELMQRLPFELTAGQREVLGVLSDDLSQTRPMNRLLQGEVGSGKTIVSVLAMMQMVDAGYQCALLAPTEVLAAQHLLSINSVLGPLAMGGQLGGDDRATRVALLTGSMTAGQKKKVRAEIASGEAGIVIGTHALLQEAVEFHKLGLVVVDEQHRFGVEQRDQLRAKAPAGITPHLLVMTATPIPRTVALTVYGDLETSTLRELPRGRQPITSSVIFMKDKPAWLERAWQRIREEVAAGRQAYVVTPRIDETEADAKSEERPSATAEGTFARLRARELADLRLGLMHGRLPADEKEDAMTAFRAGQIDVLVCTTVIEVGVDVPNATVMLVLDADRFGISQLHQLRGRIGRGQHPSLCLLETWSSEGSQAGRRLKAVAATMDGFALADLDLKERKEGDVLGRNQSGRAITLRLLSLADHLELIEAAREYCLAAYEENPANPDLALVAAPFTNADRIEYLDKS
- a CDS encoding HNH endonuclease family protein → MLWWLAAVAVLALVVAYQTLGSSAARHADEFAARADVPTVAPGADVLEGIAVVPMRLHRYDYLRSAFGDAWTDDNDAPGGHNGCDTRDDILNRDLVDVTHVYTKRCPEAVATGILHDPYTNSVIAFQRGAKVGEAVQIDHLVPLSYAWDMGANGWPAAQRVRFANDPANLLAVQGQANQDKGDSPPALWMPPNAAFACQYAIQFIAVLRGYALPVDQASGDVLRRAAATCPVG
- a CDS encoding aldo/keto reductase, with the protein product MTGESGAAAVPSITLNDENTIPVLGLGTAELSEDETERAVSAALEMGCRLIDTAAAYGNEAAVGRAIAASGIPRAELFVTTKLATENHGFNISQDACKASLDRLGLDYVDLYLIHWPAPAQGKYVDSWGGLIQSRGEGHARSIGVSNFTAEYLEMVIDLTFVTPAVNQIELHPLLNQEEVRKADEGHQIVTQAYTPLALGRLADNATVTSIAGEYGKTASQVLLRWNLQLGNSVVFRSANAEHIAGNLDVFGFELASEHMNALNGLNDGTRLRPDPETYAGT